A stretch of DNA from Chloroflexota bacterium:
TGCTGGTAGACCAGAGCCACGATGAAATCTTCACCGCCCGCGACCGAGGTAGCCCGACGGCACAAGCAGTTCGACGGCCGCCCGATCCTCCTGGTCCACGCCGAGCAGGAGGGCCGCGCGTTCCTGGCGAGCCTCTATGGCCGCAAGCCGCTGTTCGTGCTGACCGTCGCCCACACCGAGACAGCGGACATCGACGGCCTCTCCGGCGCCGGCGTGACGGCGGAACTGCGTCGCCTGACCGCCGCCGCCGACGCCGAGGCGCTCGTCCACGGCCGGCCGCTGTGTATGGATGGCGTCCCATCGAACCCCGGCGGAGCGCCCGGCCCGGTCCTGATCGCGCTGGCCGGCCTGCGCCTGACCGAGATGCCGTTGGTCATCGTGGACGCCGGCCTGCGGGTCAAGCCCGACGCTCCGACCACCGTCGTGGCGAGCCAGTGGGGGACGTCCATCGTCACGGGCGACGCCGTTCCACACGCCGGCGACCTCTTCGAGCGTGGACGGGCAATGGCCGCCGAGTACGTCGAGCGTGGCGACTGCCTGATCCTGGCCGAGAGCGTCCCGGGCGGCACCACCACGGCGCTCTCGTTGTTGTGCGGCCTTGGCTACGACGCCTGGGGCAAGGTGTCCAGCAGCATGCCCGGCAACGCCCACCCGCTGAAGACAACCGTCGTGCGGCAGGCGCTGGCCGCTGCCCGCGCGCGCGGCGTCACGCCGGAGAGCACGGGCATGGAGATCGCCGCCGCCGTCGGCGATCCGATGCAGCCGTTTGTCGCCGGCCTGGCGTTGACCGCCGCGCAGTCCGTTCCCGTGGTGCTGGCCGGCGGCAGCCAGATGGCCGCCGTGCTGGCCCTGATGGCGCGGCTGGCGAGTGAGTGCGACATCCCGCTCCGGACCGACCGCGTCGGGATCGCCACGACCTCGTGGGTCGCCAACGATCCAACCGCCGATCTGGCCGGTCTCGTCGCCCAGATCGGCCCTGTGCCGGTCATCGCCAGTGGCCTGGATTTCAGCGGGTCGCGCCACCCGCCACTGCGCCGCTACGAGCAGTTCCTGGTCAAGGAGGGCGTCGGCGCGGGCGCGGCGGCGGTCATGGCCGCGCTGCTGGCCGATGCCGATCGCGCCGCCCTGCTGGCCGCCATCGAACGCGTTTACGAGGAGATCTACGGCATCACGGCTCTTGCAGGCGATTCAGAGTCGTGACGCGGCCCCGGTCCGACTGACTGATACAATCGTTCTGTGAATTCGGAGGAGCAGCAAGGATGACGGTCCGCCCTATCGTGGCGCTGGGGAACGCAGTCCTGCGGAACAAGGCGCGCAAAGTCTCACGCTTCGATCAGGCGCTTCGCACGCTGGTGCAGGACATGATCGAGACGATGCGTGACGCCCCCGGCGTCGGGCTGGCCGCGCCGCAGATCGGCGTGCCGCTCCAGGTAACCGTGATCGAGGCCGAGAAGGACGAAGTCCACGTGCTGGTGAACCCGGAGATCGTCAAGACCGAGGGCGAGCACCTGCTGGATGAGGGCTGCCTCTCCGTCCCCGGCTACTGGGGCAAGGTCAAGCGGTTCGAGAAGGTGACCGTGAAGGCCCGCGACGCCTCCGGCAAGGAGTTCCGAATCGTGGATGCTGAGGGCCTGCTCTGCCAGGCGCTGCAACACGAGATCGACCATCTCAACGGCATGGTCTACGTCGACCGGCTGGACAGTCTGGACGATCTCCAGCGGACCCCTCGCCGCGAGTTGACGCCCCGCACGGTCGACGAGGCCGTTGAGGCGGAGTGAGCCGGTTGTCGGCGCCAGGGCGTGACCGGCTCGTAGAAGGCTCGATCTCACGCCGACGCCTGCTCGGCGGTTCGCTGGCCCTGGCCGCCGCGTTCCTCGCCGCCTGCCGTGGCGGCAGCGAGAGCAGCGACGATGTCCCGGCTGGGGCCACACCCGCCCCGGCCGTCGCGCCGACCGCGCCCCCGCCGACCCCGAATGTCGCGGCGACGGCCACCGTGCGGGCGCAGCTTCAGTCGATCCGCATGCCCATCGCCGAGCCGCCCACGCTCGACCCGGCGCTCGCCACCGACCACAGCTCGGTGCAGGTCGCCATCCAGCTCTTCGAAGGTCTGACCGAGACCGACGAGGCCGGCCAGCCAGCTCCGCTCGGAGCCGAGCGCTGGGAGGTGGGCGACGAGGGGCGCACCTACACCTTCTCGCTGCGGACCGACCGGCTCTGGTCGGACGGCTCTCCGGTCACCGCCGCCGACTATGTCTGGGCGTGGCGGCGGGTCATCGACCCGCGCACCGCTGCCGACTACGCCCCGCTGCTCTATCCGATCAAGAACGCCGCGCGGATCCACGGCGAGCGGCTGGACTCGGCCTTGCTCGGCGTCACGGCCCGCGACGCCCGCACGCTGGTCGTCAACCTGGAGGAGCCGCTTGCGCACTTCCCGCGCCTGACGTCGCTCATCACCTTCGCGCCGCTCAAGAAGGAGGCCCTCGAACGGCACGGCGACCGCTGGATTCGGCCCGAGAACATCGTCACGAACGGCCCGTTCCGGCTGGTCGAGTGGCAGCACGACCGCCAGATCACGCTGGAGCGGAACCCCACCTATCCGACGGCCGACCGCCTGATGCCCCGCGCCACCCTCCCGATCTTCCCGGACGATGGCGCGGCAGCCGTGCTCTCCGCCTACGAGAACAGCGCCCTCGACGTGTTCGGGACCGGCGCATCGTTCGAGCTGCCGCCTGGGGATGTTGAGCGCATCACCGCCGACGCCGCCACACGGCCGATGCTGCGCACCACGGCCCAATCTGGAACGCTGTTCCTGGCCGTCAATACGCGCAAGCCGCACCTTCAAGATGCCCGCGTCCGCCGGGCGCTCGGCCAGGTCATCGAGCGCGAGAAGGTGCTCAAGTCGGTGCTCAAGCGGGTCGGCACACCGGCCTTGACGTTGACGCCAGACGGGATCTTCGGGCGCGATGAGGGCCGCTGGCCGATTGAGGACGTGGCGGCAGCCCGGGCAGGCATGGCCGACGCGGGCTTCCCGAACGGCGCGGACTTCCCTCCCATCGCCTTCGCCTTCAACGTCAGCTCGCAGTGGACAGAGCTTGGCGAATACTTGCGCCAGCGGTACAAGGACACGCTCGGCATCGAGCTGAAACTGGAGCCAATGGAGTGGACGGCGTACATGCGCTGGCGGCGCAGCGACGAGTGGGCACAGAACGGCGACCTCCAGCGCGGCGGCTGGTTCTCGGACTACGAAGATCCGTACAACTGGTACAACCAGATCTGGGACAGCCGCGAAGACCCGTCCAGCTTCAACTCGGCCTGGGCGCACGACCTCTACGATGCCTACGTCCGCGAAGCTGCGCTCACCCTTGACCGCGCGGAGCGGCTGCGCCTGTATCAGCAGGCCGACGAGATCCTGGCGACCGAGTATCCGGCCATCCCCATCTTCTACTACGGCTCTCGGACGCTGGTACGGCCCTATGTAGTCGGCTTCGAGCCAGAGCGGCTGCTGTCGTTAGTGCGGCTCAAGCGCGTCCGCCTCGACGAGGCCCGTTGACCCCGCCCGTGTGCCCACCCGCTCGTCTGGCCGATGCCGCCCACGCCAAACGGCCCGTGCGATCGGGTAGGCTGGCATAATTCCGTTCACTCGTCTCCATGATTCCGCACCTGAAGTCTCGGAGCACTGCATGAAGAATCGATGGCGTCTCTCGATCACGGCCATCGTGACGGTGATCTCGCTGCTGATCGTCTGGCCGTGGCCGGGCGGTCTCAATCTCAGGGTGGGCAACTTCCGCCTGGAGCGGCAGGGCTTCACGCTCGGCCTTGACCTACAAGGTGGAACCCACCTGGTGCTGCAGGCCGACATGAGCAAGGCGCCAGGCCAGGACACGGCCCAGGTACTGAAGGGCGTGATTCAGGTGCTGGAACGGCGGGTGAATGCCTACGGCGTGGCCGAGCCGGTGATCCAGTCACAGGGTTCGGACCGCGTGATCGTCGAGCTGCCGGGCGTCAAGGACATCGAGGAAGCCAAGAAACTGATCGGCCAGACGGCCCAGCTCGACTTCCGCGAGTACGATCCTTCGACGGGCGGCTGGAAGGTGGCGACGGCGACCGGACTGGACGGCTCAGAGAAGGAGCTGACGGGGAAGTACTTCCGGCCGAACGCCCAGGTGGTCTTCGAGCAGCGCAGCAACCAGCCCCAGGTCGCCTTCGAGTTTGACGACGAGGGCGCCGAGCTGTTCCGCCAGATCACCCGCCGGCTGATCGGCCGGCCGTTGGGTATCTTCCTGGACGGACAGCTCATCTCCTCGCCGACGGTCCAGGCCGAGATCAGCCGGAACGGCGTGATCACCGGCGTCCGCCTCCAGGAGGCGCGCACCCTGGCGATTCAGATGAACGCTGGCGCGGTCCCGGTGCCGATCCGGATCGTCGAGGAGCGGACGGTCGATGCCACGCTCGGCTCGGACTCCGTGCGGAAGAGCGTCGTGGCCGGGCAGATCGCCCTGCTGGTCGTTGCCCTCTTCATGATCATGTACTATCGCTTGCCAGGCCTGATGGCGACGCTCGCGCTCGGCGTGTACACCGCGATCACCCTGGCGGTCTTCATGCTGATCCCGGTGACGCTGACCCTGGCCGGCATCGCCGGCTTCATCCTCTCCATCGGCATGGCGGTGGACGCCAACATCCTGATCTTCGAGCGCATGCGCGAGGAGCTGCGGTGGGGCCGCAGCGTCGGCGCAGGGGTGCGGGCCGGCTTCGACCGCGCCTGGACGAGCATTCGTGACTCGAACTCGTCCACGCTGATCACCTGTCTGCTGCTCTACTGGTTCGGCCAGAACTTCGGCGCGAGCCTGATCACCGGCTTCGCGCTGACCCTCGCTATCGGCGTGGTCGTCAGCCTCTTCAGCGCCATCTTCGTGACCCGTGGCCTGCTGACCGCCGTGATGAGCACCGGGCTGATCCACAATCCGGCGCTGTTCGGCATGGAGGTGCCGGACGATCCTGCCTCGGCGTCGGTGACGCGCACGCGGCTTTCGGCAGAGGGAGGGGCTCGCTGATGACGTTCGACTTCGTCAAGTACCGGCTCTGGTTCTACATCGTCTCGTTCGTGCTGATCCTCCCCGGCGCGATCTCGCTCGTGCTGCCGGGCGGCCTACGGCCCGGCATCGACTTCACCAGCGGCACGATCATGACACTGCGGTTCGGACAGACCGTCGATCAGCCGCAACTGCGCGAGGCGCTGGCCGGGCTCGGCCATCCCGAGGCCATCGTGCAGCGCGCGGACGACGGCACGTTCGTGGTGCGGACGCTGCCCTTCGAGGGCCAGCTGTCAGAGACGGCCGGCTCCACCGAGCAGACCGAGCGACAGGTGATCGTCAACGGCCTGACGCAGCGCTTCGGCCAGGTCGAAATGTTGAGCCTCGACGTGGTCTCGCCCATCGTCGCCGACGAGATCGTGCGCTACGCGTTTCTGGCCGTCGCGGCAGCCTGCGGCGGTATTCTGCTCTACCTCTGGTGGGCGTTCCGCCGCGTCCCGAACTCGGTGCGGTACGGCGCCTGCGCCGTCATCGCGCTGCTGCACGACGCCCTGCTGCTGATCGGCATCTTCTCGCTGCTCGGGCGGTTCTTCGCCGTCGAGCTGGACGCGATGTTCATCACCGGCGTGCTGACGGTTATCGGCTTCTCAGTTCACGACACCATCGTCGTGTTCGACCGGGTCCGCGAGAACATCGTGCGACACGCTGGCGAGCCGTTCGAGGACGTGATGAACCACAGCCTGACCCAGACGCTCGGGCGCTCGGTGAACACGTCGATCACGGTGCTGCTGACGCTGCTGGCCCTGCAGTTGTTCGGCGGAACCACGATTCACAGCTTCGTGCTGGCCCTGCTGATCGGCATCACGTCCGGCACGTACAGCTCGATCTTCAACGCCAGCCTGCTGCTCTACTCGTGGAACACTGGCGAGCTGAACCGCTGGCTCGGGCTGAATCGCGGGCACACAGCAGCGCCGGCCCCCGCCTGAGTAGACCTCAGCCCCAACCCACTGCGCAGCCGATATTCGCGCCGCGCAGCGGGTTGGGGGTGAGGCTCACCGGGGAGCCGGGGCGGTGAGGTCTGAGGGGCAAGGCATCCGCTACAGCAGGTCCGCCTTGCTCGGGTCGAGTTGCAGGCGCTCCACCAGCTTCTTGACGTCGGCCGCGCGGTCACGCGGGCAGACCAGGATCACGTCGTTCGTCTCGACCACCACCATGTCGGTCAGGCCAATCGTCGCGATCTTCCTCGACGTCCCGTACACCAGAGTGTCGCGCGTGCCCAGCCCCAGGTGCTCGCCCTGGACCACGTTGCCATCAGCATCGTGCGGCAGCACGTCGAAGATCTCGCTCCAGCTGCCGATGTCGCTCCAGGGGAAGCGCGCCGGGATCACCGAGACGATGTCGGACTGCTCCAGCACGCCGACGTCGATGGTCTCGATCGGCACGGTCGGGTAGACCCGCGCCAGCACCTCAGCGCCGTCCGGCTGGCTGAGCCGCGCCGCGATGTGACGAACGAGGTCGTCGATTCGTGGCTGCAGTCGTTGAAGCTCGGCGAGGATCGCGTCAACGCGCCAGACGAAGACGCCCGGGTTCCAGTAGTGGCGGCCTGACTTCACGAACTGCATCGCGCGCTCGAGGTCCGGCTTCTCGACGAAGCGCGCCACCTTTCGCACGGCGTAGCCGTCGATCTCGTCCTGCTGCCCGGCCGCTTCGATGTACCCGAGCTGCGTGGACGGCCCGGTTGGCTCGATGCCCATCAGCACCAGCTGCCGCGTCTTCTCGGCCGCCGCGAACGCTGCCGAGAGGGTGCGGCGAAACTCCTCGGCGTCGCCGATGTGCGCGTCGGAGTGCACCGAGGCCATCACCGCGTTCGGATCGCGCTCGGCAATCGCCGCCGCCGCCAGCCCCAGGCTGCCAGCGGTCCCGCGCCGGGCCGGCTCCACGATGATGTTCTCCGGCGGTACCTCCGGAAGCTGCTCGCGGATGCCGTCTGCGTGCGACTGCTCGGTCATCACGATGACGCGCTCGGCAGGCACCAGCGGTACATTGCGGTCGAACGTCGACTGCAGCAGCGACCGTTCGCCCGCCAGAGCCAGCAGCTGCTTGGGCTTGTGAGACCGGCTCAGCGGCCACAATCGGCTGCCGCTGCCACCGGCGAGAATGACGAGGTAGGTGTGAGGCCCGCTCACGAATCTGCCCCCTGGAGCTAGACGACGAACGTGGCGGCTCCAGCAGGTGGAGGCGCAACGCCGCGCACACAATTAAGTGCATGACGGCGCGTCACCAGTTGGCAACGCGCCGCCCAAGTCTAGCACAGCGATCTGTCGCGGCCCGACAACTGCGAGGTCAGCCGCTCTCAGGCCCGGATCAGGAGGCGGACTCAACCTCCGCAACGTGGGCCACGCCGTTGCGGCCCACGCCGCTGCGCGTGCGAACCGCTCCGATAAAGTCGCGGAAGAGGGGATGCGGTCGGTTTGGTCGCGACTTCAGCTCCGGGTGGAACTGCGTCCCGAGCATCCACGGATGGTCGGCCAGCTCGCCGATCTCGACCAGGCGACCGTCTGGCGAGAGGCCGCTCGCAATCAGCCCGACCTCTTCCAGGGCCGCACGGTACTCGTTGTTGACCTCGTAGCGGTGCCGGTGCCGCTCGAAGACGATGCCCTGCTGGTAGGCCGCCAGCGCCCGCGAGCCGTCGGTCAACTGGCAGGGGTACTGCCCGAGGCGCATCGTGCCACCCTTGTCCGCGACGTCCTTCTGCTCGGGCAGGATGTCGATGACGGGATGCCGGGTGAAGAGGTTGAATTCGGCGCTGTTGGCATCGTCGAAGCCGGCCGAGTTTCGCGCCAGCTCGATGACCATCACCTGCAAGCCGAGGCACAGCCCGAGGTACGGCACCTGATGCTCGCGCGCGTACTTCGCGGCCTGGATCATCCCCTCGACGCCGCGATACCCGAACCCGCCGGGCACGACGATGCCGTCAAGGTGGCCGAGACGCGCCGCCGGATCCGCATCCTCGCCTTCGAGCTGCTGCGAGTCGATCCATTGGAGGCTGACCCGGACGTTGTGATGCCAGGCCGCGTGGTGCAACGACTCGCGGACGCTGATGTAGGCGTCCTCAAGCTCGATGTACTTGCCGACGACGCCGATCTTGATCTCGGGCGCTTTCGACTTGGCCCGGGCCACCAGCTCGCGCCACTCCACGAGATCCGGCTCTGTGGCCTCCAGGCCCAGCCGCTCAACCACGAAGTCTCCCAGGCCGGCCTGTTCGAGCACCAGCGGTACTTCGTAGATGGAGTCTGCCGTCTCCAGCGGAATAACGGCCCGCCGGTCCACGTCGCAGAACAGGGCGATCTTGTCCTTCAGGTCGTCGGCCACCGGGTAGTCGGACCGTGCGACGATCACATCGGGCTGAATCCCGATGCTCCGCAGCTCCTTGACGCTGTGCTGGGTCGGCTTGGTCTTCAGCTCCTTGGTCGGCCCGACGAACGGCAGCAGCGTGACGTGGATGAAGAGCGTCTGCTCGCGGCCCAGCTCGCGGTGCATCTGGCGGATCGCTTCGAGGAACGGCAGGCACTCGATGTCGCCCACCGTCCCGCCGACCTCGACGATCACTACCTCGGCGCCGGTCTGCCGGGGCACTCGCTTGATGCGCTCCTTGATCTCGTTGGTGATGTGTGGCACGACCTGGATGGTGCCGCCAAGGAAGTCGCCGCGCCGCTCTCGCCCGATGACGCCGGCGTAGATCACACCGGTCGTGACGTTGCTGGACTTCGTCAGGCTGAGATCGACGAACCGTTCGTAGTGGCCGAGGTCGAGGTCCGTCTCGGCGCCATCGTCGGTCACGAAGACCTCGCCGTGCTGGTACGGGCTCATGGTGCCCGGGTCCATGTTGATGTACGGGTCGAGCTTGAGGACGGAGACGGCGATGCCCCGGCTCTTGAGCAGTCGACCGAGCGACGCAACCGTGATGCCCTTACCGACCGACGAAACGACGCCGCCGCTGACGAAGATGTACCGAGTCACGTCTGCTCCTTCCATGCTCTGAGAACTACAACGGGGTGAGCGACAGCCAGTTTCGGGGCCGGCGGCCCGTGCGGCTCACAGAGCCAGCATCCCGCATCACAATCTCGAGATCACCGGGCACAAAAAGGGGACCGGCGCCCCGAGTGGGGCGCCGGTCCGAGGATGCTGGTGTCGGGTGGGGTGGCGAACTCGCGCGGTCCAGATGGCCGCGCTTCAGTTCGTGGTCTTGGAGGCAACGTCTCGCACACCACACCATCCGACTATACGGGCCGGCGGCGAACGGTGACAAGAGCCTGCGGCGACAGCACCTGGGGACATCGCTTTCGCGCTGGTTGTTACGGCACCCAGAGCCGACATTGATCCTGATAGCCCTCAGTGTCCACGACATATTTGTACAACCACGGGTCACCTTCTGTTGCGTAGTAGTACGCTTGGTCGTTGCCGAGACGCTCACGAAGGGTCCGACCTGGCGCGGGGCCGTTGTACAGAGTGACCCAGACGATGATCTGGACACGGAACGCCGCGACCTCACTCTCGACGCATGCGCGGCTTGGGTTTTCGCCCTGCATGAACTGCATGACATGCGTCAACTCGTGGGCGAGGATCGATGCGACTGTCCGCGAATCTTCATTCAGTACCTGCGAGTTGACGGTGATGGAGTTCGTTCGCCCCTGGAAGTATCCTCCGACTTGCGGCTCCAACGATTTCATGTTCATGCTGACGCCGCTGCTCTCCACGGTGTATCGGAAGACGTCTCCCAGCGTCGTGCCGTTCGCCAACGTCTTTCGGATGCCATAGAGCAGGCGCAACGCCTGCGCCAGGCGATTGTCGATGGCCGCAGCAGGCTTCGGCGTCGCGGTCGGTGGGACCGGGGTCCGGGTTGGCACGAGAGCGGCCGGCGCAGGTGTGGCCGGTGGTGGCGGCGGGGAAGGCGCGGCAGCCACCACCGGCCCCTGGTCGGACATGACGTACTCTGACACCACCCAGCCGACGACGCCGTCGCCCGTCTTGACGTTGTGCCATTTGCGGCCGTCACTCCCTTGTTCAGGCGCTCCGAGCACGATGATGGTGTCGCCGTCGTTGACGACCATCAGCAGTTCGCTGGTCGAGTGCGGCAACGTCCGAAGGTTCGCGCCACTTCCGCCAGTGTTGCCGATCCGCGCTGACCTGCCGTGGGCTGAGGCCGACTCCGTTGGCGCGGCGGGAGTTGGACCGACGGCCAGCACCTGATCGTACCGGGCTGAGGACACGCCAGCGAGCGTCAGCACACTCGGCAGCGACACGACGCCTTTGCGGCCGAGCGCTCGCGTGAAGATCACCATGTCACGCTTGATGAAGCCAACCTCAAACGTGACGATGCCCTCCTCCACCTTCTGAAGGCTTGCCGTTCCGCCGTCATTTGGCGCGCCCGGCACCATCTCGAACCCCTCCTGCTCGATGGCCCGCCGGCGAATCTCGTCCAGGAAGCCGTCGTACGCGACCGGACCATCAAAGCGGCCGATAAACTGCCCCACCATCACCGGTCCGGTCGATACCGATTCAGGGGTAATCGGGCGTTCCAGAAGGACCGAATACAGGACGCCCGGCCCCGGGTCCATCGCTCTCGACTCCTCCTTGCTGATCGTGAAGTCGGGAGGGAGGTCCGACGGACGTAGCGAGATCTCGTGCGGCTCGACTCTTGGACGCTGGGCGCGTACAGGCAGCGTACCCGTTAGTCCAGTGACAGCCAACATGACGCCAACAAGCATTGCGGTGAGGACGGGCCGAAACAGACGAATCACGAGAAACCTCCCACACATTGAGGTACCGGTGATGCCACACCGTCGCGCCCCGTTGCGCCGACTGGCTGCTGCGCCAGCATAGCATATCATCGCGCGGCAGTCGCACACATGGATAGTCGGATCGATGGGCGTATCACGACACCTTTTGCACGGATCGCCTGCTTCTTGGCCCGGCAGTACGAGCATGCGATAGCGTTCGCGGCATCCTAGTTCCCGTCCAGTCGGGCAAAGTACGACGCGTTTTGCCCGCCGTGCCGGCAAGGTGCTAAGGTTCGAGCGTCGATGGCCCGCTTGACGTACCTGGATCATGCTGCCACCACGCCTCTTGACGAGCGTGTCCTCGAGGCGATGTTGCCGTATCTCCGGGACCGCTGGGGCAACCCGTCGAGCCTCTACGGCCACGGGCGCGTCGCACGCCGCGCACTGGACGAGTCGCGCGATACCGTCGCGAACGTCCTCGGCTGCCGCCCGAGCGAGATGCTGTTCACGAGCGGCGGCACCGAGAGCGACAACCTCGCCATCAAAGGCGTCGCCTACGCGCGCCGCGCGGAGGGCAACCACCTCGTCACGACCGCCGTCGAGCACCACGCCGTGCTGCACACGTTCGAGTGGCTGGAGCGCCGCGCCGGCTTCGAGGTGACCTACGTGCCGGTCGACGAGTACGGCACGGTCGATCTGGCGGCGTTGGAGCAGGCCATTCGCCCGAGCACGACGCTCGTCTCGGTGATGCTGGCGAATAACGAGATTGGCACCATTCAGCCGGTCGCCGAGGCGGCGGCCATCGCGCACCGCCGGGGCGCGACGTTCCACTGCGACGCCGTGCAGGCGGCTGGCGGACTCGCCATCGACCTGCAGGCGCTCGGCGTTGACCTGCTCTCGCTGAGCGGCCACAAGATCTACGGTCCGAAGGGCGTCGGAGCGCTGTACGTCCGACGGGGCACGCCGCTCGTGGCCGACGCACACGGCGGGGGCCAGGAGCGTGGCCTGCGGGCTGGCACCGAGAACGTCGCCGGGATCGTCGGCATGGCCGAGGCGCTGCGGCTGGCTCAGGACGAGCGAGCGGCCCGCGTCGCGCACGACGCCCGCCTGCGCGACCGTCTCATCGCCGGCCTGCTGGCGCGGATCGACGGCGCGCGCCTGACCGGCCACCCGACTGACCGCTTGCCGAACAGCGCCAGCTTCGTGTTCGCGGACACGGACGGCGAGTCGATCCTGATGGACCTCGACCAGTACGACGTCTGCGCGTCGAG
This window harbors:
- a CDS encoding TIGR00303 family protein, with the translated sequence MKSSPPATEVARRHKQFDGRPILLVHAEQEGRAFLASLYGRKPLFVLTVAHTETADIDGLSGAGVTAELRRLTAAADAEALVHGRPLCMDGVPSNPGGAPGPVLIALAGLRLTEMPLVIVDAGLRVKPDAPTTVVASQWGTSIVTGDAVPHAGDLFERGRAMAAEYVERGDCLILAESVPGGTTTALSLLCGLGYDAWGKVSSSMPGNAHPLKTTVVRQALAAARARGVTPESTGMEIAAAVGDPMQPFVAGLALTAAQSVPVVLAGGSQMAAVLALMARLASECDIPLRTDRVGIATTSWVANDPTADLAGLVAQIGPVPVIASGLDFSGSRHPPLRRYEQFLVKEGVGAGAAAVMAALLADADRAALLAAIERVYEEIYGITALAGDSES
- the def gene encoding peptide deformylase gives rise to the protein MTVRPIVALGNAVLRNKARKVSRFDQALRTLVQDMIETMRDAPGVGLAAPQIGVPLQVTVIEAEKDEVHVLVNPEIVKTEGEHLLDEGCLSVPGYWGKVKRFEKVTVKARDASGKEFRIVDAEGLLCQALQHEIDHLNGMVYVDRLDSLDDLQRTPRRELTPRTVDEAVEAE
- a CDS encoding peptide ABC transporter substrate-binding protein, translated to MSRLSAPGRDRLVEGSISRRRLLGGSLALAAAFLAACRGGSESSDDVPAGATPAPAVAPTAPPPTPNVAATATVRAQLQSIRMPIAEPPTLDPALATDHSSVQVAIQLFEGLTETDEAGQPAPLGAERWEVGDEGRTYTFSLRTDRLWSDGSPVTAADYVWAWRRVIDPRTAADYAPLLYPIKNAARIHGERLDSALLGVTARDARTLVVNLEEPLAHFPRLTSLITFAPLKKEALERHGDRWIRPENIVTNGPFRLVEWQHDRQITLERNPTYPTADRLMPRATLPIFPDDGAAAVLSAYENSALDVFGTGASFELPPGDVERITADAATRPMLRTTAQSGTLFLAVNTRKPHLQDARVRRALGQVIEREKVLKSVLKRVGTPALTLTPDGIFGRDEGRWPIEDVAAARAGMADAGFPNGADFPPIAFAFNVSSQWTELGEYLRQRYKDTLGIELKLEPMEWTAYMRWRRSDEWAQNGDLQRGGWFSDYEDPYNWYNQIWDSREDPSSFNSAWAHDLYDAYVREAALTLDRAERLRLYQQADEILATEYPAIPIFYYGSRTLVRPYVVGFEPERLLSLVRLKRVRLDEAR
- the secD gene encoding protein translocase subunit SecD, with translation MKNRWRLSITAIVTVISLLIVWPWPGGLNLRVGNFRLERQGFTLGLDLQGGTHLVLQADMSKAPGQDTAQVLKGVIQVLERRVNAYGVAEPVIQSQGSDRVIVELPGVKDIEEAKKLIGQTAQLDFREYDPSTGGWKVATATGLDGSEKELTGKYFRPNAQVVFEQRSNQPQVAFEFDDEGAELFRQITRRLIGRPLGIFLDGQLISSPTVQAEISRNGVITGVRLQEARTLAIQMNAGAVPVPIRIVEERTVDATLGSDSVRKSVVAGQIALLVVALFMIMYYRLPGLMATLALGVYTAITLAVFMLIPVTLTLAGIAGFILSIGMAVDANILIFERMREELRWGRSVGAGVRAGFDRAWTSIRDSNSSTLITCLLLYWFGQNFGASLITGFALTLAIGVVVSLFSAIFVTRGLLTAVMSTGLIHNPALFGMEVPDDPASASVTRTRLSAEGGAR
- the secF gene encoding protein translocase subunit SecF — encoded protein: MTFDFVKYRLWFYIVSFVLILPGAISLVLPGGLRPGIDFTSGTIMTLRFGQTVDQPQLREALAGLGHPEAIVQRADDGTFVVRTLPFEGQLSETAGSTEQTERQVIVNGLTQRFGQVEMLSLDVVSPIVADEIVRYAFLAVAAACGGILLYLWWAFRRVPNSVRYGACAVIALLHDALLLIGIFSLLGRFFAVELDAMFITGVLTVIGFSVHDTIVVFDRVRENIVRHAGEPFEDVMNHSLTQTLGRSVNTSITVLLTLLALQLFGGTTIHSFVLALLIGITSGTYSSIFNASLLLYSWNTGELNRWLGLNRGHTAAPAPA
- a CDS encoding mannose-1-phosphate guanylyltransferase, whose protein sequence is MSGPHTYLVILAGGSGSRLWPLSRSHKPKQLLALAGERSLLQSTFDRNVPLVPAERVIVMTEQSHADGIREQLPEVPPENIIVEPARRGTAGSLGLAAAAIAERDPNAVMASVHSDAHIGDAEEFRRTLSAAFAAAEKTRQLVLMGIEPTGPSTQLGYIEAAGQQDEIDGYAVRKVARFVEKPDLERAMQFVKSGRHYWNPGVFVWRVDAILAELQRLQPRIDDLVRHIAARLSQPDGAEVLARVYPTVPIETIDVGVLEQSDIVSVIPARFPWSDIGSWSEIFDVLPHDADGNVVQGEHLGLGTRDTLVYGTSRKIATIGLTDMVVVETNDVILVCPRDRAADVKKLVERLQLDPSKADLL
- a CDS encoding CTP synthase; amino-acid sequence: MTRYIFVSGGVVSSVGKGITVASLGRLLKSRGIAVSVLKLDPYINMDPGTMSPYQHGEVFVTDDGAETDLDLGHYERFVDLSLTKSSNVTTGVIYAGVIGRERRGDFLGGTIQVVPHITNEIKERIKRVPRQTGAEVVIVEVGGTVGDIECLPFLEAIRQMHRELGREQTLFIHVTLLPFVGPTKELKTKPTQHSVKELRSIGIQPDVIVARSDYPVADDLKDKIALFCDVDRRAVIPLETADSIYEVPLVLEQAGLGDFVVERLGLEATEPDLVEWRELVARAKSKAPEIKIGVVGKYIELEDAYISVRESLHHAAWHHNVRVSLQWIDSQQLEGEDADPAARLGHLDGIVVPGGFGYRGVEGMIQAAKYAREHQVPYLGLCLGLQVMVIELARNSAGFDDANSAEFNLFTRHPVIDILPEQKDVADKGGTMRLGQYPCQLTDGSRALAAYQQGIVFERHRHRYEVNNEYRAALEEVGLIASGLSPDGRLVEIGELADHPWMLGTQFHPELKSRPNRPHPLFRDFIGAVRTRSGVGRNGVAHVAEVESAS
- a CDS encoding SH3 domain-containing protein — its product is MIRLFRPVLTAMLVGVMLAVTGLTGTLPVRAQRPRVEPHEISLRPSDLPPDFTISKEESRAMDPGPGVLYSVLLERPITPESVSTGPVMVGQFIGRFDGPVAYDGFLDEIRRRAIEQEGFEMVPGAPNDGGTASLQKVEEGIVTFEVGFIKRDMVIFTRALGRKGVVSLPSVLTLAGVSSARYDQVLAVGPTPAAPTESASAHGRSARIGNTGGSGANLRTLPHSTSELLMVVNDGDTIIVLGAPEQGSDGRKWHNVKTGDGVVGWVVSEYVMSDQGPVVAAAPSPPPPPATPAPAALVPTRTPVPPTATPKPAAAIDNRLAQALRLLYGIRKTLANGTTLGDVFRYTVESSGVSMNMKSLEPQVGGYFQGRTNSITVNSQVLNEDSRTVASILAHELTHVMQFMQGENPSRACVESEVAAFRVQIIVWVTLYNGPAPGRTLRERLGNDQAYYYATEGDPWLYKYVVDTEGYQDQCRLWVP